The proteins below come from a single Streptomyces sp. M92 genomic window:
- a CDS encoding NCS2 family permease — MTQQSVEPKTTAEDAGAGSRVPSGRSWLDRYFHITHRGSTVAREVRGGITTFMAMAYIVLLNPILLGGEDVAGNTLSQKAVITATALAAAVTTLLMGFIGKVPLALAAGLSVSGVLAGQVVPQMTWGQAMAMCVMYGVVIMLLVVTGLREMIMNAIPLALKHGITMGIGLFIAIIGFVKGGFVHAGKATPLQLGPVGELAGWPVLLFAGTLLLIFMLQARNTPGAILIGIVTGTVVAALLNATGVIDPKQWANGAPELHGSAVSMPDFSLFGELEFSGWGDVGAMTVGMIVFTLVLAGFFDAMATIIGVGTEAKLADEKGRMPGLSKALFIDGAGGAIGGVAGGSGQTVFVESATGVGEGARTGLASVVTGLFFAACLFFTPITAIVPQEVASAALVVIGAMMMMNARHVDWADRATAIPVFLTVVLMPFTYTITTGVAAGVISYVAIKVAQGKAREIGAFMWGLTVIFIVYFALNPIESWMGVH; from the coding sequence ATGACCCAGCAGTCCGTGGAGCCCAAGACCACCGCCGAGGACGCGGGCGCGGGTTCCCGCGTCCCCTCCGGCCGGTCTTGGCTCGACCGGTACTTCCACATAACCCACCGGGGATCGACGGTCGCGCGTGAGGTGCGCGGCGGCATCACCACCTTCATGGCGATGGCGTACATCGTCCTGCTCAACCCGATCCTGCTCGGCGGCGAGGACGTCGCGGGCAACACCCTCAGCCAGAAGGCCGTGATCACCGCGACGGCGCTCGCCGCGGCGGTCACCACGCTCCTCATGGGCTTCATCGGCAAGGTGCCGCTCGCCCTGGCCGCCGGACTCTCGGTGTCCGGCGTGCTCGCCGGACAGGTCGTCCCCCAGATGACCTGGGGCCAGGCCATGGCCATGTGCGTGATGTACGGCGTGGTCATCATGCTGCTCGTGGTCACCGGGCTGCGCGAGATGATCATGAACGCGATCCCGCTGGCGCTCAAGCACGGCATCACCATGGGCATCGGCCTGTTCATCGCCATCATCGGCTTCGTGAAGGGCGGCTTCGTCCACGCCGGCAAGGCGACCCCGCTCCAGCTCGGCCCCGTCGGCGAACTCGCGGGCTGGCCCGTGCTGCTCTTCGCGGGCACCCTGCTCCTGATCTTCATGCTCCAGGCGCGCAACACCCCCGGCGCCATCCTGATCGGTATCGTCACCGGCACCGTCGTCGCCGCCCTGCTCAACGCCACCGGCGTCATCGACCCCAAGCAGTGGGCCAACGGAGCCCCCGAGCTGCACGGCAGCGCGGTCTCCATGCCCGACTTCTCGCTCTTCGGCGAGCTGGAGTTCAGCGGCTGGGGCGACGTCGGCGCGATGACGGTCGGCATGATCGTGTTCACGCTGGTGCTGGCCGGGTTCTTCGACGCGATGGCCACCATCATCGGCGTCGGCACCGAGGCCAAGCTCGCCGACGAGAAGGGCCGCATGCCGGGCCTGTCCAAGGCGCTGTTCATCGACGGCGCCGGCGGTGCCATCGGCGGTGTCGCGGGCGGCTCCGGCCAGACCGTCTTCGTGGAGTCCGCGACCGGCGTCGGCGAGGGCGCCCGCACCGGGCTCGCCTCGGTCGTCACCGGCCTGTTCTTCGCGGCCTGCCTCTTCTTCACACCGATCACCGCGATCGTGCCGCAGGAGGTCGCCTCGGCGGCGCTGGTCGTCATCGGCGCGATGATGATGATGAACGCCCGGCACGTGGACTGGGCCGACCGGGCCACCGCGATCCCGGTCTTCCTGACCGTCGTCCTGATGCCGTTCACGTACACCATCACGACCGGTGTCGCCGCCGGTGTCATCTCCTACGTCGCCATCAAGGTCGCCCAGGGCAAGGCCCGGGAGATCGGCGCGTTCATGTGGGGCCTGACGGTGATCTTCATCGTCTACTTCGCCCTCAACCCGATCGAGAGCTGGATGGGGGTGCACTAG
- a CDS encoding XdhC family protein, protein MLDIAEELNRWVEQGCDFAVATVVAVDGSAPRLPGAALAVDADGTAVGSVSGGCVEGAVYELCRRSLQDGLTVLERFGYSDEDAFAVGLTCGGAVDILVVPVRADSPARPVLATALSAAARGEAAAVARIVSGPAELTGRALVVRPDGSREGGFGAHPELDRTVAAEAGAFLEAGRTGTLETGERGSCRGAPLTLLVESSVPAPRMIVFGAIDFASALVRAGKFLGHHVTVCDARPVFATRARFPDADEIVVEWPHEYLAHTSVDARTVLCVLTHDAKFDVPLLELALRLPVAYVGAMGSRRTHLDREARLREAGVGDLELARLRSPIGLDLGARTPEETALSIAAEIVAARRGGTGAALTGARTPIHHDGPASPAGRIGSVA, encoded by the coding sequence ATGCTGGACATCGCCGAGGAGCTGAACCGGTGGGTCGAGCAGGGATGCGACTTCGCCGTGGCCACCGTGGTGGCCGTCGACGGCAGCGCCCCGCGCCTGCCCGGCGCCGCCCTCGCGGTGGACGCCGACGGCACGGCGGTCGGCTCGGTCTCCGGCGGCTGCGTGGAGGGGGCCGTGTACGAGCTGTGCCGGCGGTCCCTCCAGGACGGCCTGACCGTGCTCGAGCGGTTCGGATACAGCGACGAGGACGCCTTCGCCGTGGGCCTGACCTGCGGTGGGGCCGTCGACATCCTGGTCGTGCCGGTGCGGGCGGACTCTCCCGCCAGGCCGGTGCTCGCGACCGCGCTGTCCGCCGCCGCCCGGGGGGAGGCGGCGGCGGTGGCGCGGATCGTGAGCGGTCCGGCGGAGCTGACGGGCCGCGCGCTCGTCGTCCGCCCGGACGGCTCCCGCGAGGGTGGTTTCGGCGCCCACCCGGAGCTGGACCGCACGGTGGCCGCCGAGGCGGGCGCCTTCCTGGAGGCCGGCCGCACCGGCACGCTGGAGACCGGTGAGCGGGGCTCGTGCCGCGGGGCACCGCTCACCCTGCTGGTCGAGTCGTCGGTACCCGCTCCCCGCATGATCGTCTTCGGTGCGATCGACTTCGCCTCGGCCCTGGTACGGGCCGGCAAGTTCCTCGGCCACCACGTCACCGTGTGCGACGCCCGCCCCGTCTTCGCGACGCGGGCCCGCTTCCCCGACGCGGACGAGATCGTCGTCGAGTGGCCGCACGAGTACCTGGCGCACACGTCCGTGGACGCCCGTACGGTGCTGTGCGTCCTGACCCACGACGCCAAGTTCGACGTACCGCTGCTGGAGCTGGCGCTGCGGCTGCCGGTGGCGTACGTCGGCGCGATGGGCTCCCGCCGCACCCACCTGGACCGGGAGGCACGCCTGCGGGAGGCCGGCGTGGGCGACCTGGAGCTGGCCCGCCTCAGGTCCCCGATCGGCCTCGACCTCGGCGCCCGCACCCCGGAGGAGACGGCCCTGTCCATCGCCGCCGAGATCGTCGCGGCCCGCCGCGGCGGTACGGGCGCCGCACTGACCGGCGCCCGCACCCCCATCCACCACGACGGTCCGGCGTCCCCGGCGGGCCGCATCGGCTCGGTGGCCTGA
- a CDS encoding endonuclease/exonuclease/phosphatase family protein, with translation MSLRARTCVQLSLSGALLSLAVAAPPASAGHGHAVPLRVATYNIHAGTGSDGVFDLDRQAAALRALDADVIGLQEVDVHWGGRSQGLDVAEELARRLGMRVSFAPIYSLDPVEAGGPRREYGVAVLSRFPVRSAENHEITRLSTQDENPVPAPAPGFGEVTLKVRGVPVQVFVTHLDYRGDPAVRVAQVADTRRIMARERAELPGARQVLLGDFNAEPSAPELRPLWRELDDAGAGTGGTYPAAAPVKRIDYVAVGEGVRVRGASVPEEAVASDHRPVVADLTLTRKGPGRD, from the coding sequence ATGTCTCTCAGAGCGCGCACTTGCGTCCAACTGTCTCTCTCGGGTGCCCTGTTGAGCCTGGCGGTGGCGGCGCCGCCGGCCTCGGCCGGGCACGGGCACGCCGTGCCGCTGCGCGTCGCCACGTACAACATCCACGCCGGAACGGGATCGGACGGAGTCTTCGACCTCGACCGCCAGGCCGCCGCGCTGCGCGCCCTCGACGCGGACGTGATCGGCCTCCAGGAGGTCGACGTGCACTGGGGCGGGCGCAGTCAGGGCCTCGACGTCGCCGAGGAGCTCGCGCGGCGGCTCGGCATGCGGGTGTCGTTCGCGCCGATCTACAGCCTCGACCCGGTGGAGGCGGGCGGCCCCAGGCGTGAGTACGGCGTGGCGGTGCTGTCCCGCTTCCCGGTCCGCTCCGCGGAGAACCACGAGATCACGCGTCTGTCCACGCAGGACGAGAACCCGGTGCCGGCCCCGGCGCCCGGCTTCGGGGAGGTCACCCTCAAGGTGCGCGGGGTGCCGGTGCAGGTGTTCGTGACGCACCTCGACTACCGGGGCGACCCGGCGGTGCGGGTGGCCCAGGTCGCCGACACACGGCGGATCATGGCGCGGGAGCGGGCGGAGCTGCCAGGTGCCCGGCAGGTGCTGCTCGGCGACTTCAACGCCGAGCCGTCGGCGCCGGAACTCCGGCCGCTGTGGCGGGAGCTGGACGACGCCGGGGCCGGGACCGGCGGCACGTATCCGGCCGCGGCTCCCGTGAAGCGGATCGACTACGTGGCGGTGGGCGAGGGCGTGCGGGTGCGGGGCGCCTCCGTGCCCGAGGAAGCGGTGGCCTCGGACCACCGGCCGGTGGTCGCTGACCTGACCCTCACCAGGAAGGGACCGGGACGGGACTGA
- a CDS encoding SRPBCC family protein, protein MVIFSLERTAPLPLGEAWRRLTAWRRHGDSVPLTRVTVATPGPTRTGTVIVARTGVGPLAFDDRMEVTVWEPPQDDSPGRCRLDKRGRLVGGWAEIEVRPGPGGRSRVVWREELTVRLLPSAFDGVLGRAGRYVFGRTVNRLLRHP, encoded by the coding sequence GTGGTCATCTTCTCGCTCGAACGCACCGCCCCGCTCCCCCTGGGCGAGGCCTGGCGCAGGCTCACCGCGTGGCGGCGGCACGGCGACTCCGTGCCGCTGACCCGCGTCACCGTCGCCACGCCGGGCCCCACCCGAACGGGCACGGTGATCGTGGCCCGCACCGGCGTCGGCCCGCTCGCCTTCGACGACCGGATGGAGGTGACCGTCTGGGAGCCGCCTCAGGACGACTCCCCGGGCCGGTGCCGGCTGGACAAACGCGGCCGGCTGGTCGGCGGCTGGGCCGAGATCGAGGTGCGGCCGGGGCCCGGCGGACGCAGCCGGGTCGTGTGGCGCGAGGAGCTGACGGTCCGTCTTCTTCCGTCCGCCTTCGACGGTGTCCTGGGCCGCGCGGGACGGTACGTCTTCGGCCGCACGGTGAACCGGCTGCTCCGGCACCCGTGA
- a CDS encoding polysaccharide deacetylase family protein has translation MLSLTRKMTKTGTGLRAAATFAAAASLTLALSGCTKLETTSPSSVRGAAGPQARAAEFGTVDCRRTKCIALTFDAGPSENSARLLDILKEKQVPATFFLLGKRHIDTYPELVRRMADEGHEVASHTWTHKILTDAEPEEIREELERPNKEIERLTGKRPTLMRPPQGRTDDTVHEICRELGLAEVLWSVTAKDYKTNDSDLITERVLDQSSRDGIILLHDIYDGTVPAVPGIIDALKERGYAFVTVPQLLAPGKAEPGKVYR, from the coding sequence ATGCTTTCGCTGACCAGGAAGATGACGAAAACGGGGACCGGGTTGCGCGCCGCCGCGACCTTCGCGGCGGCCGCCTCACTGACGCTCGCGCTGAGCGGCTGCACCAAACTGGAGACGACCTCGCCCAGCTCCGTCCGGGGCGCGGCCGGTCCTCAGGCGCGGGCGGCCGAATTCGGCACCGTCGACTGCCGCCGCACCAAGTGCATCGCGCTGACCTTCGACGCCGGACCGAGCGAGAACTCCGCGAGACTGCTCGACATACTCAAGGAGAAACAGGTCCCGGCGACCTTCTTCCTGCTCGGCAAGCGGCACATCGACACCTATCCCGAACTTGTCAGGCGCATGGCCGACGAGGGACACGAGGTGGCGAGCCACACCTGGACCCACAAGATCCTCACGGACGCCGAGCCGGAGGAGATACGCGAGGAACTGGAGCGCCCGAACAAGGAGATAGAGCGCCTGACCGGGAAGCGCCCCACCCTGATGCGCCCGCCGCAGGGCCGCACGGACGACACGGTCCACGAGATCTGCCGCGAGCTGGGGCTGGCGGAGGTGCTGTGGAGCGTGACCGCGAAGGACTACAAGACGAACGACTCCGACCTGATCACGGAGCGCGTGCTGGACCAGTCGTCCCGGGACGGCATCATCCTGCTGCACGACATCTACGACGGCACCGTCCCGGCGGTGCCCGGGATCATCGACGCGCTCAAGGAGCGGGGGTACGCGTTCGTGACGGTGCCCCAGCTGCTGGCGCCGGGGAAGGCCGAACCGGGCAAGGTCTACCGCTAG
- a CDS encoding UDP-glucuronic acid decarboxylase family protein, which yields MSESPVGGGPVSGSFWRRALVTGGAGFVGSHLCGRLLDAGTDVVCLDNLATGSRANVAELERHRGFRFVHADATDPAALRRLPGRFDLVLHFACPASPADYLRLPLQTLDVGSTGTRNALERARADGARFVLASTSEVYGDPLEHPQRETYWGNVNPIGPRSVYDESKRFAEALVTAHRQVHGTDAAIVRIFNTYGPRMRTGDGRAVPTFIAQALDGMPLTVAGDGGQTRSLCYVDDTVEGVLALAASGETGPVNIGGADEITMLELARRVVELTGSGSRIRFVDRPVDDPGRRKPDTTLARERLGWQPRVGWSEGLERTIGWFAHSVAA from the coding sequence GTGAGCGAGAGCCCCGTGGGCGGCGGCCCGGTGAGCGGAAGCTTCTGGCGACGGGCCCTGGTGACCGGCGGCGCCGGATTCGTGGGGTCCCACCTGTGCGGCCGGCTGCTCGACGCCGGCACGGACGTCGTGTGCCTCGACAACCTGGCCACCGGCTCCCGGGCCAACGTGGCCGAACTGGAGCGGCACCGCGGCTTCCGGTTCGTCCACGCCGACGCCACCGACCCGGCCGCCCTGCGCCGCCTGCCCGGACGCTTCGACCTGGTCCTGCACTTCGCCTGCCCGGCCTCGCCCGCCGACTACCTGCGGCTGCCGCTTCAGACCCTCGACGTCGGCAGCACCGGCACCCGCAACGCCCTGGAGCGGGCCCGCGCCGACGGCGCCCGCTTCGTGCTCGCCTCCACCTCCGAGGTCTACGGCGACCCGCTGGAGCACCCGCAGCGCGAGACGTACTGGGGCAACGTCAACCCGATCGGCCCGCGCAGCGTCTACGACGAGTCCAAGCGCTTCGCCGAGGCGCTGGTCACCGCCCACCGCCAGGTGCACGGCACCGACGCCGCCATCGTGCGGATCTTCAACACGTACGGCCCCCGCATGCGCACCGGCGACGGCCGTGCCGTGCCCACCTTCATCGCCCAGGCCCTGGACGGCATGCCGCTCACCGTCGCCGGCGACGGCGGCCAGACCCGCTCCCTGTGCTACGTCGACGACACCGTCGAGGGCGTCCTGGCCCTGGCCGCGTCCGGCGAGACCGGGCCGGTGAACATCGGCGGCGCCGACGAGATCACCATGCTGGAGCTGGCCCGCCGCGTCGTCGAGCTCACCGGCTCCGGCTCCCGCATCCGCTTCGTCGACCGCCCCGTGGACGACCCCGGCCGACGCAAGCCCGACACCACCCTGGCCCGGGAACGGCTCGGCTGGCAGCCGCGGGTCGGCTGGAGCGAAGGGCTGGAGCGGACCATCGGCTGGTTCGCGCACTCCGTCGCCGCGTAA
- a CDS encoding carbamoyltransferase family protein: MRILGINALFHDPAAALVVDGRTVAAAEEERFSRRKHGKRPVPFSAWEVPELSARWCLEHAGVRPEELDAVAYSFDPGLARPARDMGLDDPWDPLRLEYARRAPEFLAEALPGLDPDQVVFVPHHVAHAASAGPASPHPDNDVLVLDGRGESASHLAGRYRDGKLDTLATQALPHSLGLVYEELTEHLGFLRSSDEYKVMALASYGKPRFADQLRERVHATGDGGFRAHGVDWAALAPPRAKGEDWTKDHADLAASTQAVLEELLLELVHWLHREAGGQALTMAGGVALNCVANSKIAARGPYRHVWVQPAAGDAGTALGGALHVAAAQEGAAPEPMPGADLGRGWSDDEIRAWLQTAAIPYEEPDDIAETVAEELARDGVVAWFQGRSEFGPRALGHRSLMAHPGRAENLERLNHVKGREEFRPVAPMVLADRATDIFTGPVPSPYMLFVHDVAPAWRDRIPAVVHVDGTARIQTVEERREPLVARMLAAFEKRTGLPVVVNTSLNTAGRPMVDDPRDALECFGSAPVDLLAIGPFAVRRGRAFG; this comes from the coding sequence ATGCGCATCCTTGGTATCAACGCCCTGTTCCACGACCCGGCCGCCGCGCTCGTCGTCGACGGCCGGACCGTCGCGGCCGCCGAGGAAGAGCGTTTCAGCCGCCGCAAGCACGGCAAGCGGCCGGTGCCGTTCTCGGCGTGGGAGGTGCCGGAGCTGTCGGCGCGGTGGTGCCTGGAGCACGCCGGGGTGCGGCCGGAGGAGCTGGACGCCGTCGCGTACTCCTTCGACCCGGGGCTCGCCCGGCCCGCCCGCGACATGGGCCTCGACGACCCCTGGGACCCGCTGCGGCTGGAGTACGCCCGGCGGGCGCCCGAGTTCCTCGCCGAGGCGCTGCCCGGCCTCGACCCCGACCAGGTGGTCTTCGTCCCGCACCACGTGGCACACGCCGCCTCCGCCGGACCGGCCTCACCGCACCCCGACAACGACGTCCTCGTCCTCGACGGACGCGGCGAGTCCGCCTCCCACCTGGCCGGCCGCTACCGCGACGGCAAGCTCGACACCCTCGCCACGCAGGCGCTCCCGCACTCGCTGGGCCTCGTCTACGAGGAACTGACCGAGCACCTCGGCTTCCTGCGCAGCAGCGACGAGTACAAGGTGATGGCCCTCGCCTCCTACGGGAAACCCCGGTTCGCGGACCAGCTGCGCGAGCGCGTCCACGCCACCGGCGACGGCGGCTTTCGCGCCCACGGCGTCGACTGGGCGGCCCTCGCGCCGCCGCGCGCCAAGGGCGAGGACTGGACCAAGGACCACGCGGACCTCGCCGCGAGCACCCAGGCCGTCCTGGAGGAACTGCTCCTCGAACTCGTCCACTGGCTGCACCGCGAGGCCGGCGGACAGGCCCTCACCATGGCGGGCGGCGTCGCGCTGAACTGCGTCGCCAACTCGAAGATCGCCGCGCGCGGCCCGTACCGCCACGTGTGGGTGCAGCCCGCCGCCGGTGACGCGGGCACCGCCCTCGGCGGCGCCCTGCACGTCGCCGCCGCCCAGGAGGGCGCAGCCCCCGAACCCATGCCCGGCGCCGACCTCGGCCGCGGCTGGAGCGACGACGAGATCCGCGCCTGGCTTCAGACGGCCGCGATCCCCTACGAGGAGCCCGACGACATCGCCGAGACGGTCGCCGAGGAACTGGCCCGCGACGGCGTCGTCGCCTGGTTCCAGGGCCGCAGCGAGTTCGGGCCCCGCGCCCTCGGGCACCGCTCCCTGATGGCCCACCCCGGCCGAGCCGAGAACCTGGAACGCCTCAACCACGTCAAGGGACGCGAGGAGTTCCGGCCCGTGGCGCCGATGGTGCTGGCCGACCGCGCCACCGACATCTTCACCGGCCCGGTCCCCAGCCCGTACATGCTCTTCGTGCACGACGTCGCCCCCGCCTGGCGGGACCGCATCCCGGCCGTCGTCCACGTCGACGGCACCGCCCGCATCCAGACCGTCGAGGAACGCCGCGAGCCGCTGGTCGCGCGGATGCTGGCCGCGTTCGAGAAGCGCACGGGACTGCCCGTCGTCGTCAACACCAGCCTCAACACCGCCGGGCGGCCCATGGTCGACGACCCGCGCGACGCCCTGGAGTGCTTCGGCTCCGCGCCGGTGGACCTGCTGGCCATCGGCCCGTTCGCGGTGCGCCGGGGGAGGGCGTTCGGATGA
- a CDS encoding glycosyltransferase encodes MSGDPVTGGAMTGYAVVVPTLARQTLADCLAALAAATGPGPDEIVLVDDRPGPDADPAALEHPLSVLGDLRERTVVLRSGGRGPAAARNTGIRAVTSPWTAFLDDDVQVGPHWCDQLVQDLAEAAPDTGAVQGVIAVPLPGERRPTDWERGTAGLAQARWITADMAYRTDVLKQVRGFDERFPRAFREDADLALRVLDAGWRIRRGRRTTRHPVRDASRWVSLKQQRGNADDALMRRLHGPDWWAKAVAPRGRIRRHAAITAAGLAALALAAAGRPRVAAVAGLGWAAGTAEFAWARIAPGPRSRDEIVTMLTTSALIPPAATWHRLTGEWRHRSAPAWREVAA; translated from the coding sequence ATGAGCGGCGATCCCGTGACCGGCGGCGCCATGACCGGCTACGCCGTGGTCGTCCCCACGCTCGCCCGCCAGACGCTGGCCGACTGCCTGGCCGCGCTGGCCGCCGCGACCGGTCCCGGCCCCGACGAGATCGTCCTCGTCGACGACCGGCCCGGACCCGACGCCGACCCGGCCGCGCTGGAACACCCCCTGAGCGTCCTGGGCGACCTGCGCGAGCGCACGGTGGTGCTGCGCAGCGGGGGCCGGGGTCCGGCCGCCGCCCGCAACACCGGCATCCGCGCGGTGACCTCGCCCTGGACCGCCTTCCTCGACGACGACGTCCAGGTGGGCCCGCACTGGTGCGACCAACTGGTCCAGGACCTCGCCGAGGCGGCCCCCGACACCGGGGCCGTGCAGGGTGTGATCGCCGTGCCGCTGCCCGGTGAACGCCGCCCCACCGACTGGGAGCGCGGCACCGCCGGCCTCGCGCAGGCCCGGTGGATCACCGCCGACATGGCCTACCGGACCGACGTGCTGAAGCAGGTGCGCGGCTTCGACGAACGCTTCCCCCGCGCCTTCCGCGAGGACGCCGACCTGGCGCTGCGCGTCCTGGACGCGGGCTGGCGCATCCGGCGGGGCCGCCGCACCACCCGCCACCCCGTGCGCGACGCCTCCCGCTGGGTGTCCCTCAAGCAGCAGCGCGGCAACGCCGACGACGCGCTGATGCGCCGGCTGCACGGCCCCGACTGGTGGGCCAAGGCGGTGGCCCCCCGTGGCCGCATCCGCCGCCACGCGGCGATCACCGCCGCCGGACTCGCCGCCCTCGCCCTCGCCGCCGCCGGCCGCCCCCGGGTCGCCGCGGTCGCCGGGCTCGGCTGGGCCGCGGGCACCGCCGAGTTCGCCTGGGCCCGCATCGCGCCCGGACCGCGCAGCCGCGACGAGATCGTCACGATGCTGACCACCAGCGCCCTCATCCCGCCCGCCGCCACCTGGCACCGGCTGACCGGCGAGTGGCGGCACCGCTCCGCGCCCGCCTGGCGGGAGGTGGCGGCATGA
- a CDS encoding glycosyltransferase family 9 protein, translating into MKALVTRLDSFGDVLLAGPAVRAVAARAGHVTMLCGSRGAPAARLLPGVDEVLVWDAPWGGFRPPDVDRADIDALVARIDADAALVLTSFHQSPLPTALVLRLAGVRHIAADSVDYPGSLLDLRHQRAPHAHEAEAALDLAEAAGFPRPDDGRLRVRTPPRTDDLTGPGPYVVLHPGASVPARAWSAERCAEAVRELAAAGHRVLVTGGPDERDLTAYVAGEHGTDLGGRTEAPELSGVLAGASVVVTGNTAPAHLAAAVGTPVVSLFAPVVPAERWRPYGVPYVLLGDQDAPCADSRARDCPVPGHPCLNTVTATDVAAAVEKLLGEA; encoded by the coding sequence ATGAAGGCACTGGTCACCCGGCTCGACAGCTTCGGCGACGTGCTGCTCGCCGGGCCCGCCGTGCGCGCCGTCGCCGCCCGCGCCGGCCACGTCACCATGCTGTGCGGATCGCGCGGCGCGCCCGCCGCCCGCCTGCTGCCCGGCGTGGACGAGGTGCTGGTGTGGGACGCGCCGTGGGGCGGGTTCCGGCCGCCCGACGTCGACCGGGCCGACATCGACGCGCTGGTGGCGCGGATCGACGCCGACGCGGCACTCGTCCTCACCTCCTTCCACCAGTCCCCGCTGCCCACCGCCCTGGTGCTGCGCCTCGCCGGGGTCCGTCACATCGCCGCGGACAGCGTGGACTACCCCGGCTCCCTGCTCGACCTGCGCCACCAGCGCGCCCCGCACGCCCACGAGGCCGAGGCGGCGCTGGACCTCGCCGAGGCGGCGGGCTTCCCGCGGCCCGACGACGGACGGCTGCGGGTGCGCACACCGCCCCGCACCGACGACCTGACCGGCCCCGGCCCGTACGTCGTCCTGCATCCCGGCGCCAGCGTCCCCGCCCGGGCCTGGAGCGCCGAGCGCTGCGCCGAGGCGGTACGCGAGCTGGCCGCCGCCGGGCACCGCGTCCTGGTCACCGGCGGCCCCGACGAGCGCGACCTCACCGCGTACGTCGCCGGCGAGCACGGCACCGACCTCGGCGGCCGGACCGAGGCACCGGAGCTGTCCGGCGTGCTCGCGGGCGCGTCCGTCGTCGTCACCGGCAACACCGCGCCCGCCCACCTCGCGGCGGCCGTCGGCACCCCGGTCGTGTCCCTGTTCGCCCCCGTCGTACCGGCGGAACGCTGGCGGCCGTACGGCGTCCCGTACGTCCTGCTCGGCGACCAGGACGCGCCCTGCGCCGACAGCCGGGCCCGGGACTGCCCCGTCCCCGGCCACCCCTGCCTGAACACCGTCACGGCCACCGACGTGGCGGCCGCCGTCGAGAAACTCCTGGGGGAGGCATGA
- a CDS encoding glycosyltransferase, whose product MRILIWHVHGSWTTAFVQGPHTYLVPVTPDRGPDGLGRARTWDWPDSVIEVPPERLRDEHVDLVIVQRPHEIALVDQWLGRRPPLVYLEHNAPDGDVPDTRHPAAGLPGVTLVHVTHFNRLMWDAGTAETTVIEHGIVDPGHRWTGELDRAAVVVNEPIRRGRTTGTDLLPEFSRAAPLDVFGMRTEGLAEHIGVDPGRCRTQDVPQSDLHTELARRRVYVHPVRWTSLGLSLLEAMHLGMPVVALATTEVTEAVPPGAGVVSNRIDVLTDAVRDFLADPLHARTVGDGARAAALSRYGLSRFLDDWERLLKEVTR is encoded by the coding sequence ATGAGGATCCTCATCTGGCACGTGCACGGGTCGTGGACCACGGCCTTCGTGCAGGGCCCGCACACCTACCTCGTCCCCGTCACCCCGGACCGCGGACCCGACGGCCTCGGCCGCGCCCGCACCTGGGACTGGCCCGACTCCGTGATCGAGGTACCGCCGGAGCGGCTGCGGGACGAGCACGTCGACCTCGTGATCGTCCAGCGGCCGCACGAGATCGCCCTGGTCGACCAGTGGCTGGGACGTCGGCCGCCCCTCGTGTACCTGGAGCACAACGCCCCCGACGGCGACGTGCCCGACACCCGGCACCCCGCCGCCGGCCTCCCCGGCGTCACCCTCGTCCACGTCACCCACTTCAACCGGCTGATGTGGGACGCGGGGACGGCCGAGACCACCGTCATCGAGCACGGCATCGTCGACCCCGGCCACCGCTGGACCGGCGAGCTGGACCGCGCCGCCGTCGTGGTCAACGAGCCGATCCGGCGCGGTCGTACGACCGGAACCGACCTGCTGCCCGAGTTCTCCAGGGCGGCCCCGCTCGACGTGTTCGGCATGCGCACCGAAGGCCTCGCCGAGCACATCGGCGTCGACCCCGGCCGCTGCCGCACGCAGGACGTCCCCCAGAGCGACCTGCACACCGAGCTGGCCCGCCGCCGCGTCTACGTCCACCCCGTCCGCTGGACGTCCCTCGGGCTGTCCCTGCTGGAGGCCATGCACCTGGGCATGCCCGTGGTCGCCCTCGCCACCACCGAGGTGACCGAGGCCGTGCCCCCGGGCGCCGGGGTGGTCTCCAACCGCATCGACGTACTGACCGACGCCGTACGCGACTTCCTCGCCGACCCGCTGCACGCGCGGACCGTCGGCGACGGGGCCCGTGCGGCGGCCCTGTCCCGCTACGGGCTGTCCCGCTTCCTGGACGACTGGGAGCGGCTGCTGAAGGAGGTGACCCGATGA